From a region of the uncultured Desulfatiglans sp. genome:
- a CDS encoding Histone deacetylase domain containing protein — MKKTGFLYDERFLLHRTGPFHPEAPERLEVIHRAARQNGLLGRLVPIAALSPDPHRVEAVHSIAHIRRFEEICLMGRSEMDHPDNQICEETFATAMLAVGGVLEAVRMVMEREIDNAFCAVRPPGHHAEEDRAMGFCFLNNIAIAARYLQTAWGLQRIGIVDFDVHHGNGTQHIFEKDPGVFFYSIHEHPTFAYPGTGREFERGTGQGLGFTLNSPILPGEGDDAYRHAFEKDLIPAFDRFEPEFILVSTGFDAHAEDDMSNIQLSTAGFSWVMEKITDLAERHAGGRLVSVLEGGYCLERLPELTRNHLEILLGVERSAA, encoded by the coding sequence ATGAAAAAAACGGGTTTCCTCTATGACGAGCGTTTCCTGCTCCACCGCACGGGCCCTTTCCACCCGGAGGCACCGGAGCGCCTGGAGGTGATCCACAGGGCGGCGAGGCAAAACGGACTGCTCGGGCGCCTGGTGCCAATCGCCGCCCTTTCCCCGGATCCGCACCGGGTGGAGGCCGTCCACAGCATCGCCCACATCCGCCGCTTCGAGGAGATCTGCCTCATGGGGCGCTCGGAGATGGACCACCCCGACAACCAGATCTGCGAGGAGACCTTCGCCACCGCCATGCTCGCCGTCGGCGGGGTGCTCGAGGCCGTGCGTATGGTCATGGAAAGGGAGATCGACAACGCCTTCTGCGCGGTCCGGCCGCCGGGCCATCACGCCGAGGAAGACCGGGCGATGGGCTTCTGCTTCCTGAACAATATCGCCATCGCCGCCAGATACCTTCAGACTGCGTGGGGCCTCCAGCGGATCGGCATCGTCGATTTCGACGTCCACCACGGCAACGGCACCCAGCACATCTTCGAGAAGGACCCCGGCGTCTTCTTCTACTCCATCCACGAACACCCGACCTTCGCCTATCCCGGCACGGGCCGCGAGTTCGAGAGGGGGACCGGACAGGGCCTGGGCTTCACCCTGAACTCGCCGATTCTCCCCGGAGAAGGGGATGATGCCTACCGGCACGCCTTCGAAAAGGACCTCATCCCGGCCTTCGACCGGTTCGAGCCGGAATTCATCCTGGTATCGACCGGCTTCGACGCCCATGCGGAGGACGACATGTCCAACATCCAGCTGTCGACCGCAGGATTTTCATGGGTGATGGAAAAAATCACGGACCTGGCCGAACGCCACGCCGGCGGGAGGCTGGTCTCGGTCCTCGAAGGCGGGTATTGCCTGGAGCGTCTGCCGGAGCTGACCCGGAACCACCTCGAGATCCTTCTGGGGGTGGAGCGGTCCGCCGCCTGA
- the gltB gene encoding Ferredoxin-dependent glutamate synthase 1, translating to MSNGRTFSGFPAPQGLYDPACEHDSCGVGFVVNIDGRPDHGIVEKGIRVLKNLEHRGAIGGDLTTGDGAGILFQLPDGFFRQRCSDLGIVLPQCGSYGVGMFFLPPEADVRERLMEMAERKIVHEGLRFLGWRAVPVQSGSIAGQARAQQPCIMQCFAAGEASDPAALDRRLYLVRREMEQAASEWPGDESVFYVPSFSCRTIVYKGLLTGPQLPLFYPDLLEEDLVSALAVIHQRYSTNTFPSWELAQPFRHLAHNGEINTLRGNLNLWRSRESSFRSPLFGNDIKRLLPVIDPRGSDSACLDNALEFLYKCGRSLPHAMLMLIPEAWGTKYPLGPDQKGFFEYHAGLMEPWDGPAAVAFSDGSQVGAMLDRNGLRPARYTITRDGFMAFASEAGVLDFDPGEIAEKGALRPGQMILADFAKKRVLKNGEIKTLAARAQPYRRWVEENRIAVRGFYGTVSPVKPDRETLLYRQKRFGYTREDIHTLMGFMAAKGQEPVGSMGADSPLAVFSEKPQLLYNYFKQLFAQVTNPAIDPVREELVMSLMTFIGNPGNILQEVPQNAHLIKLQHPILANEDLQRIRDLQVGRFQAVTIPIGFPAGGSGKVLEMALEALCDRCAEAIRHGTSLLILSDRGLCGDDVPIPALLAASAVNRCLVEKGLRTGAGLILETGEAREVMHMALLLGYGATAVNPYLAFETVADLSLRGQLEAPVGVSVALDNYIKALCKGLLKIMSKMGIAVLRSYRSAQVFEAVGIDAAVVDRYFTGTASRVGGIGMDEIAEEANARHRAAHEADRVIPILPSGGFYKLRLDGERHLLAPGAITALQRAVREDDSAFYREYAALINEQNERVCTLRGMFRFRETPEPVPVSEVEPVEAIVRRFVTGAMSFGSISREAHEAIAIAMNRLGAMSNSGEGGEDPARYQPLPNGDSRSSAVKQVASGRFGVTAEYLVNAREIQIKVAQGAKPGEGGQLPGHKVNAEIARVRYSTPGVTLISPPPHHDIYSIEDLSQLIFDLKNVNPRARISVKLVSEIGVGTVAAGVAKAHADMVLISGYDGGTGASPLSSIRHAGAPWELGLADTQQTLVLNGLRGRIRVQTDGQMKTGRDVVIAALLGAEEYGFATIALVVMGCVMMRKCHNNTCPVGIATQDPELRRRFAGRPEHLTRYFTFLAEEVREYMARLGFRTMDEMIGRSDLLDMNHAMGFWKARGLDFSRIFYRPPDDGTTAYRCVEAQKHPIEDVLDRRLIAECAPALEQGQPVALNLPIRNVDRTAGAMLSGEIAGRYGNAGLPEDTIRCRFTGAAGQSFGAFGARGLTLILEGEANDYLGKGLSGGRIIVKPFPGAGFDPSHNIVAGNVILYGATGGEVFIHGRAGERFAIRNSGALAVVEGVGDHGCEYMTGGRVVVLGETGINFAAGMSGGIAYVYDPERRFDHRCNLDMVDLELMVEPEDVRELKRLIERHAEATGSARAAAILEDWEACLPFFVKVFPMEYRRVLGKMTKEDEATEREEVQHG from the coding sequence GTGTCGAACGGACGGACATTCAGCGGTTTTCCAGCGCCGCAGGGATTGTACGACCCCGCCTGCGAACATGACAGCTGCGGCGTGGGTTTTGTCGTGAACATCGACGGCCGCCCCGACCACGGGATCGTCGAAAAGGGGATACGGGTCCTGAAGAACCTGGAGCATCGCGGGGCGATCGGGGGGGATCTGACCACCGGGGACGGCGCGGGGATCCTGTTCCAGTTGCCTGACGGCTTTTTCCGGCAGCGGTGCAGCGACCTCGGCATCGTGCTGCCGCAGTGCGGGAGCTACGGGGTCGGGATGTTTTTCCTGCCGCCGGAAGCGGATGTCCGCGAACGGCTCATGGAGATGGCGGAGCGCAAGATCGTGCACGAAGGCCTGCGTTTTCTGGGCTGGCGTGCAGTCCCGGTCCAGAGCGGGTCCATTGCCGGTCAGGCGAGGGCGCAGCAGCCCTGCATCATGCAGTGCTTCGCTGCGGGGGAGGCCTCGGACCCGGCGGCCCTCGACCGCCGCCTGTATCTCGTTCGCAGGGAGATGGAGCAGGCGGCCTCAGAGTGGCCCGGGGACGAGTCCGTCTTCTATGTGCCGAGCTTTTCCTGCCGGACGATCGTTTACAAGGGGCTCCTGACGGGTCCGCAGCTGCCCCTTTTCTACCCGGATCTCCTCGAGGAAGATCTGGTGAGCGCCCTCGCGGTGATCCATCAGCGCTACAGCACCAACACCTTCCCTTCCTGGGAACTGGCGCAGCCCTTCCGCCACCTGGCGCACAACGGGGAGATCAACACCCTCCGAGGGAACCTGAATCTCTGGCGTTCCCGTGAATCCTCGTTCCGCTCACCCCTCTTCGGAAATGATATCAAGCGGCTCCTGCCCGTGATCGACCCGAGGGGCAGCGATTCGGCCTGCCTGGACAACGCCCTGGAATTCCTCTACAAGTGCGGCCGCTCCCTGCCGCACGCCATGCTGATGCTGATCCCCGAGGCCTGGGGGACGAAATACCCCCTGGGGCCGGACCAGAAGGGCTTTTTCGAGTACCACGCCGGCCTCATGGAGCCCTGGGACGGCCCGGCGGCGGTCGCCTTCAGCGACGGGTCGCAGGTGGGGGCCATGCTCGACCGCAACGGCTTGAGGCCTGCGCGCTACACCATCACCCGGGACGGGTTCATGGCCTTCGCCTCGGAGGCGGGGGTCCTCGACTTCGACCCGGGGGAGATCGCCGAGAAGGGCGCCCTCAGGCCGGGGCAGATGATCTTGGCGGATTTCGCGAAGAAGCGGGTCCTCAAGAATGGTGAGATCAAGACCCTGGCGGCGCGCGCCCAGCCCTACCGGCGGTGGGTCGAAGAGAACCGGATCGCGGTCCGGGGGTTCTACGGGACGGTTTCGCCGGTGAAGCCGGACCGGGAGACCCTCCTCTACCGGCAGAAACGCTTCGGCTACACCCGGGAGGACATCCACACCCTGATGGGCTTCATGGCCGCCAAGGGGCAGGAGCCGGTCGGGTCCATGGGGGCCGATTCCCCGCTGGCGGTCTTTTCGGAAAAACCCCAGCTCCTGTACAACTACTTCAAGCAGCTCTTCGCCCAGGTGACCAATCCGGCCATCGACCCGGTCCGGGAAGAGCTGGTCATGTCGCTCATGACCTTCATCGGCAACCCGGGGAACATCCTGCAGGAGGTGCCGCAGAACGCCCACTTGATCAAGCTGCAGCACCCGATCCTGGCGAACGAGGACCTCCAGCGCATCCGGGACCTGCAGGTGGGCCGCTTCCAGGCCGTCACGATCCCGATCGGGTTCCCTGCCGGGGGCAGCGGAAAAGTCCTCGAGATGGCCCTGGAGGCGCTCTGCGACCGGTGCGCGGAGGCGATTCGGCACGGCACGTCCCTGCTGATCCTGAGCGACAGGGGGCTCTGCGGCGATGATGTTCCTATCCCGGCCCTTCTCGCGGCCTCGGCGGTCAACCGCTGCCTGGTCGAAAAGGGGCTGCGGACCGGTGCGGGCCTGATCCTCGAAACGGGCGAGGCGCGCGAGGTCATGCACATGGCGTTGCTTCTCGGCTACGGGGCCACTGCGGTCAACCCGTATCTGGCCTTCGAGACCGTGGCGGACCTCTCGCTGAGGGGCCAGCTGGAGGCCCCCGTCGGGGTCTCCGTGGCCCTCGATAACTACATCAAGGCGCTCTGCAAGGGACTGCTCAAGATCATGTCCAAGATGGGGATCGCGGTCCTGCGGAGCTACAGGAGCGCACAGGTCTTCGAGGCGGTCGGGATCGATGCGGCGGTGGTGGACCGGTATTTCACCGGCACGGCCTCGCGCGTCGGCGGCATCGGCATGGACGAGATCGCCGAGGAGGCGAACGCGCGCCACCGAGCGGCGCATGAGGCGGATCGGGTCATCCCGATCCTGCCGTCGGGTGGGTTCTACAAATTGAGGCTCGACGGGGAGCGGCATCTTCTCGCGCCGGGGGCTATCACCGCGCTGCAGCGGGCCGTCCGGGAAGACGACTCGGCCTTTTACCGCGAGTACGCCGCCCTCATCAACGAGCAGAACGAGCGGGTTTGCACGTTGCGGGGGATGTTCCGCTTTCGGGAGACGCCTGAGCCTGTGCCTGTGTCCGAAGTGGAGCCGGTGGAAGCGATCGTCAGGCGCTTCGTCACCGGCGCGATGTCGTTCGGGTCGATCAGCCGCGAGGCCCATGAAGCGATCGCCATTGCCATGAACCGGCTCGGGGCTATGAGCAACAGCGGCGAGGGCGGGGAAGACCCGGCGCGCTATCAGCCGCTGCCGAATGGCGACAGCCGCTCGAGCGCGGTCAAACAGGTGGCGAGCGGGCGGTTCGGGGTCACCGCCGAGTACCTCGTGAATGCGCGGGAGATCCAGATCAAGGTGGCCCAGGGCGCCAAACCGGGCGAAGGCGGGCAGCTGCCGGGGCACAAGGTGAACGCGGAGATCGCGCGGGTGCGTTATTCGACGCCCGGCGTCACCCTGATCTCGCCGCCGCCCCATCACGACATCTACTCGATCGAGGACCTCTCCCAGCTCATCTTCGACCTGAAGAACGTGAACCCCCGGGCCCGGATCTCCGTCAAGCTCGTGAGCGAGATCGGGGTGGGGACCGTCGCCGCGGGCGTAGCCAAGGCCCACGCCGACATGGTGCTCATCAGCGGCTACGACGGCGGGACGGGGGCCTCGCCCCTTTCCTCCATCCGGCATGCCGGCGCGCCTTGGGAACTCGGCCTCGCGGACACCCAGCAGACCCTCGTCCTGAACGGCCTGCGCGGGCGGATCCGCGTCCAGACGGACGGCCAGATGAAGACGGGCCGGGACGTCGTGATCGCCGCCCTCCTGGGGGCGGAGGAATACGGGTTTGCGACTATCGCCCTGGTGGTGATGGGCTGCGTGATGATGCGCAAGTGCCACAACAACACCTGCCCGGTGGGGATCGCCACCCAGGATCCGGAGCTGCGTCGGCGCTTTGCAGGTCGCCCCGAGCACCTGACCCGCTACTTTACCTTCCTCGCCGAAGAGGTCCGTGAATACATGGCCCGGCTCGGGTTCCGCACGATGGACGAGATGATCGGACGGTCCGATCTCCTCGATATGAACCACGCCATGGGATTCTGGAAGGCGCGCGGCCTCGACTTTTCACGGATCTTCTACCGTCCGCCCGATGACGGCACGACCGCTTACCGGTGCGTCGAGGCCCAGAAGCACCCGATCGAGGACGTCCTCGACCGCCGGCTGATCGCGGAGTGCGCCCCGGCCCTGGAGCAGGGCCAACCGGTGGCGTTGAACCTTCCCATCCGGAACGTCGATCGGACCGCGGGGGCGATGCTCTCGGGCGAGATCGCGGGGCGGTACGGGAATGCGGGCCTTCCGGAGGACACTATCCGCTGCCGCTTCACGGGCGCGGCCGGTCAGAGCTTCGGCGCCTTCGGGGCGCGGGGCTTGACCCTGATCCTCGAGGGGGAGGCGAACGACTACCTGGGCAAAGGGCTCTCCGGGGGGCGGATCATCGTCAAACCCTTCCCGGGTGCCGGCTTCGACCCCTCGCACAACATCGTCGCCGGGAACGTCATCCTCTACGGGGCCACCGGGGGCGAGGTCTTCATCCACGGCCGGGCCGGGGAGCGGTTCGCCATCCGGAACAGCGGCGCCCTGGCGGTGGTCGAGGGGGTGGGGGACCATGGCTGCGAATACATGACCGGCGGCCGCGTAGTGGTCCTCGGGGAGACCGGTATCAATTTCGCGGCGGGCATGAGCGGCGGGATCGCCTATGTCTACGATCCGGAGCGCCGCTTCGACCACCGCTGCAATCTTGACATGGTGGACCTCGAACTGATGGTCGAACCGGAGGACGTCCGGGAGTTGAAGCGGCTGATCGAACGGCACGCCGAGGCCACCGGGAGCGCCAGGGCGGCCGCCATCCTGGAGGATTGGGAGGCGTGCCTGCCCTTCTTCGTCAAGGTCTTTCCCATGGAGTACCGCCGGGTGCTCGGGAAGATGACCAAAGAGGACGAGGCGACGGAGCGCGAGGAGGTGCAACATGGGTAA
- a CDS encoding CBS domain containing membrane protein — protein MFIERSMTRKVITIGPEAGLLEAREAMKTHGVPSLPVVGEDGVLLGIVTDRDLRSALPSGLLAPEEARRERERIAAVRVKDLMTRDPVTVAPVHTLQDALILILRAHVGTLPVVDEHRRVIGIISLRDMLRAFEEVLGLNEPGTLLCVLADEHPGQMKRIVDAVTEEGIRLGSVLVARDWEQGKRAFFPYLFTNNTIRIKRRLEALGFTLLNPLDWYLKPFRAGP, from the coding sequence ATGTTCATCGAACGGTCCATGACCCGCAAGGTCATCACCATCGGCCCGGAGGCCGGCCTGCTCGAGGCCCGGGAAGCCATGAAGACGCACGGGGTTCCCTCGCTTCCCGTGGTGGGGGAGGACGGCGTCCTGCTCGGCATCGTGACCGACCGCGACCTTCGGAGCGCCCTCCCCTCGGGGCTCCTGGCGCCGGAGGAGGCCCGGAGGGAACGGGAGCGGATCGCAGCGGTGCGGGTGAAGGATCTGATGACCAGGGACCCTGTGACCGTGGCCCCCGTGCACACGCTCCAGGACGCGCTGATCCTCATCTTGAGGGCCCATGTGGGCACCCTGCCGGTCGTCGACGAACACCGCAGGGTCATCGGGATCATCTCCCTCAGAGACATGCTGCGGGCCTTCGAGGAGGTCCTGGGGCTCAACGAGCCCGGGACGCTCCTGTGCGTCCTGGCCGACGAACACCCCGGTCAGATGAAGCGGATCGTGGACGCCGTCACCGAAGAGGGCATCCGCCTTGGCAGCGTCCTGGTGGCGCGGGATTGGGAGCAAGGCAAACGGGCCTTTTTCCCCTATCTCTTCACCAACAACACCATCCGCATCAAGCGACGGCTCGAGGCCCTGGGCTTCACGCTCCTGAACCCGCTCGACTGGTACCTGAAGCCGTTCCGCGCCGGACCCTGA
- the gltD gene encoding Glutamate synthase (NADPH) small chain, with product MGKVTGFLEYPRREPGYRPVAERLRDYRAVEQQLSHVEVQRQAARCMDCGTPFCHAFGCPLGNIIPEWNDWVYRGLYHEALEILLATNNFPEFTGRVCPAPCEAACVAGIGGDPVAIRHIELTVIEKGFEADWIHPLQPPVRRRERVAVIGAGPAGLAVADTLNQSGYPVTVFDSARRPGGLLRYGIPDFKLEKWVVDRRIALMEKEGVVFEPGVRVGEDLSYHYLRDRYHAVCLACGARAPRDLKVPGRDLKGVYFAMDYLTEQNRRVSGELSPSSAGIRAEGKRVVVIGGGDTGSDCVGTALRQGARSVLQFEILPKPPRERPGSTPWPLWPHILRESHAHKEGCERRWSVTTRAFTGRDGVLTGLQCAEVVWESAEEGRPPVPREVPGTAFEVEADLVFLSMGFLGPRENRMLEELGVARDARGNVCADAHHMTSVDGLFVAGDMRQGQSLVVRAIADGRRAAEGIMAYLKRCGC from the coding sequence ATGGGTAAAGTGACGGGTTTTCTGGAATATCCGCGCCGGGAACCGGGCTATCGGCCGGTGGCGGAGCGGTTGAGGGATTACCGGGCGGTCGAGCAGCAGCTCTCTCACGTAGAGGTGCAGCGCCAGGCCGCGCGCTGCATGGACTGCGGTACCCCCTTCTGCCATGCCTTCGGGTGCCCGCTCGGCAACATCATCCCCGAGTGGAACGATTGGGTCTACCGCGGGCTGTACCATGAGGCGCTCGAGATCCTGCTCGCGACGAACAATTTCCCGGAGTTCACAGGCCGCGTGTGCCCGGCGCCTTGCGAGGCCGCCTGCGTGGCAGGGATCGGCGGGGACCCGGTCGCCATCCGCCACATCGAGCTCACGGTGATTGAAAAGGGCTTCGAGGCCGACTGGATCCATCCGCTGCAACCCCCTGTCCGCCGCCGGGAGCGCGTGGCGGTCATCGGGGCCGGGCCGGCGGGCCTGGCGGTCGCCGACACCCTCAACCAGAGCGGCTACCCGGTCACGGTGTTCGACAGCGCCCGGCGCCCGGGCGGTCTCCTGCGCTACGGCATTCCGGATTTCAAGCTCGAGAAGTGGGTCGTCGACCGGCGCATCGCCCTGATGGAAAAGGAGGGGGTCGTCTTCGAGCCCGGCGTCCGGGTCGGCGAGGATCTGTCCTACCATTACCTGCGGGACCGGTACCACGCCGTCTGCCTCGCCTGCGGGGCCCGCGCCCCCAGGGATTTGAAGGTGCCCGGGCGCGATTTGAAGGGGGTCTATTTCGCGATGGACTATCTGACGGAGCAGAACCGGCGCGTCTCGGGCGAACTCTCGCCGTCTTCGGCCGGCATCCGCGCCGAGGGGAAGCGCGTGGTGGTGATCGGCGGGGGAGACACGGGCTCGGATTGCGTCGGCACCGCCCTCCGCCAGGGGGCCCGGAGTGTGCTGCAGTTCGAGATCCTGCCCAAACCCCCCCGGGAGCGCCCGGGATCCACCCCTTGGCCTCTGTGGCCTCATATTTTGCGCGAGAGCCATGCCCACAAGGAGGGCTGCGAGCGGCGCTGGTCGGTGACGACCCGGGCCTTCACTGGGCGGGACGGGGTGCTGACCGGCCTGCAGTGCGCGGAGGTCGTCTGGGAGAGCGCAGAAGAGGGCCGCCCGCCCGTCCCCCGGGAGGTCCCCGGTACGGCCTTCGAGGTCGAGGCGGACCTCGTTTTTCTGTCCATGGGGTTTCTCGGCCCCAGGGAGAACCGCATGCTGGAGGAACTGGGCGTTGCGCGCGATGCCCGGGGAAATGTCTGCGCGGACGCGCACCACATGACCTCGGTCGACGGCCTGTTCGTGGCGGGGGACATGCGCCAGGGGCAGTCCCTGGTGGTGCGGGCGATCGCCGACGGCCGGAGGGCCGCAGAGGGGATCATGGCTTATCTGAAGCGGTGCGGATGTTGA